The sequence aagtggtgcCTAACATTCAACACACTTTACAGAAAAACTTGATGTAAAGTTTCCAACCACAAACATGAATGACCTTTTAGGTCTAACACATGAATTTTATGAGCATTTGTAAGGCAGGTAATAACATTTAGTCAAAGCGTGGCATGGGAAGCTAGAGTCCCTAAACGCACCCAGATCAACCCTGTTCATTATCTCAATAGTGCTTACCAAACAGAAGTCAGATAGTCTACCCTGTGTTAAGGTTTGACATGTGGCAGAACAGGACATATACCACATgctttaatatacactcaccggccactttatttgttacaccatgctagtaacgggttggaccgtaacgggttttgccttcagaactgcctcaattctttgtggcatagattcaacaaggtgctggaagcattcctcagagattttggtccatattgacatgatggcatcacacagttgccgcagatttgtcggctgcacatccatgatgcgaatctcccgttccaccacatcccaaagatgctctattggattgagatctggtgactgtggaggccatttgagtacagtgaactcattgtcatgttcaagaaaccagtctgagatgattccagctttatgacatggcgcattatcctgctgaaagtagccatcagatgttgggtacattgtggtcataaagggatggacatggtcagcaacaatactcaggtaggctgtggcgttgcaacgatgctcaattggtaccaaggggcccaaagagtgccaagaaaatattccccacaccatgacaccaccaccaccagcctgaaccgttgatacaaggcaggatggatccatgctttcatgttgttgacgccaaattctgaccctaccatccgaatgtcgcagcagaaatcgagactcatcagaccaggcaacgttttttccaatcttctactgtccaatttcgatgagcttgtgcaaattgtagcctcggtttcctgttcttagctgaaaggagtggcacctggtgtggtcttctgctgctgtagcccatctgcctcaagtttgacgtactgtgcgttcagagatgctcttctgtctaccttggttgtaacgggtggcgatttgagtcactgttgcctttctatcagctcgaaccagtctgcccattctcccctgacctctggcatcaacaaggcatttccacccacagaactgccgctcactggatgttttttctttttctgaccattctctgtaaaccctagagatggttgtgcgtgaaaatcccagtagatcagcagtttctgaaatactcagaccagcccttctggcaccaacaaccatgccacgttcaaaggcactcaaatcacctttcttccccatactgatgctcggtttgaactgcaggagattgtcttgaccatgtctacatgccgccatgtgatttgcttattagaaattaagtattaacgagcagttggataggtgtacctGATAAgtaccggtgagtgtatatggtaaccAGAAAATCCCATCATAATAGTAGCAAGACAAAAGGGGATATGTCTTTCAGCAGTATGATGTGTGGATTTGAAGGAGGTAACTGGTTGTTGGTTCTTTTTCAGGGTAATGATGTCCAGGTTGATGACATAAAGAGGGTTTATTCTTTGTTCCTTGATGAATCTCGATCAACTCAGTACATGAAAGAATACCAGGATGCCTTCATGTTCAATGAAATGAGTAAGTATTCCAATTGAGGCATGGGCTGTACACCCAAACTCTATCCTAAAAGTTTCCTAATTGTTCAAAACCTAGAATCAGCCTTTTATTACCTTACTTCTGTAAATGATGTTAAGCTCTGTATAAAACGGTGTGAGGTTTTTCTAGGATGCGTAGAAACTACAGCAGGTGCTGCCCTGTTCATAGCATTGTGGTAGACTTTTAGAGAAGACACTATTATAACTTGTGGGGTGATGTGGAAGCTAGTGGACTTGTTcattattgtatatttttattgcGCCCTTCATAAAAATTATGAAGTATCCCCGCATCCCAAAAGTCCCATCCTATAAAAATTttaaacggttattcccggtgctgaaccccataacagaaaatagcacctaaaAGTGTATTTTACAACACttaaaaaaatctgaataaaaagTGACTAAAAGGTCATAAAGTCCCCAACACGGCAAGGAAAACATCAGCTTGTCCCGCACAATATTATGCCTAATACAGATCCCTACTCCAAAGTATGCAAAAACGATTAGCCACAGAACCTGGCAAaattaaatgcttttttttttttttttttttttttgtaaaattttttttttttttttttttttataatccatTAAAatgtaccaaatttatataggttttattatcccCATGACCGCACAAACCtatagaataaaggggaggtgtcatttggagcatacagtgaaaaccgtaaagtgtccacaagaaaatggtgcaatgcatttttttctacaatttcatcgcatttggaatttttttttcagcttcccactacacggcatggaatataaaaatattgtcactaggaaggacaatttgtcatgcagaaaacaagcctccatACAGCTCTTGGTACTGAAAAgtcaaagttatagatttttaaagactgggagtgaaaaatggaaacacaaaaaatttaaaatggccTGGTTTTAAAAGAATTTTACCACCAGGATCActgattgtacaccaagcacactgacatactggtatattTTCCTTAtgccaggatccactcttctttttagCTTATTACCTTATTTTACAGTCTCTATAGCTTTTAATGgaacctggaacccctcaggttcatttgaataatttttaaagcctctttttcttaaaaacaagggtataagaagcttaaagaaaggtggatcctgccagaaggggcacacaccagtatgtccgtttGCGAGGTTTAcaacccttgatcctggtggtagatttccttttatgggGCTTAACactgcaggtcttctcttcttcttcttttttttttttttttttttttttttcccctttttctttTGGTGTATTACTCTGTGTTTTCTCAAGTGACAGTGGTGTTccccctcaataaaaaaaaaaaaaaaattaaaaaagctaaacggcaaagaaatggttaaaaacTCATGTACTGATTCATAAAACGGTAACAAACCCTCAGTATGTCATTCAGTCATTAGAGAAGCATGGCTTCTAGCATGGAAGACCATTATAAGGGAATCTCTCTGGACTGAGGGGAGCTCTGTCCTTTGCAGAAGCCCCAGGATCTACTAAATatatagattcctcatggtagattttctttaaatttattACAGTTctgaagaagaagaaagaaaattGACTCTTTCCTTTTTCTGCATTCCAtttcttattttcttatttttctcaAATTTGTTTGGCTATTGACattaaatatgatttttttttccctgcagAAGGAGATACGATGGATACCTCTTGATGATTGATGAAATGGATGAGAGTACTTGTTGTGGTCACTTGCCCCCTCCTGTTTCGTTTAGACTTCCCTGTTGTTTCATGCCTTAATTTGCATTCCTGTCCttttttattaaaagaaaatgtaaagagTTACTTGCCTCTGTATTACAGCTTTGGTTGTGTTGAATATATCGGGGGGCATTTATATAAATTGTCCTTACCTATCTTGGTTTCCGACCAATGTCTTATGAGGTACATATTTCTGTGTCGAGAGCCAGTTTGTATTCTGATATACCATTTTTCTCTTGGTGTAGTCTCTACCACTTTTCAGTGCCCAAAGAATGGAAAGAACTGATATTGTGTCTGAGCTTCTACACCATGAAAACTACGCCCCTTTTTAAAAAGGAACCAAAGGGTGTGGTAAAATTACAATTACAGAAAGAAGAAAAAGCCAGTGGGAGCACCACAAAAAGGTGGACACCCCATAGTAAATGCGCCAATTGTGTCTTGTGTACATTATATATGTCCTGGACAGGTACTACTCCTTAAGCATGCATCCCTGGCATGGCCAAGTTTATGTCTTAACTTTCTTCCTCAGGGTAAAATGTCTAgatactatagagcagtgatggcgaaccttttagagaccgagtgcccaagctacaaccaaaatccacttatttaccgtgaagtgccaacatgaaattttaagcagtaacttattgccacctgttcttccacatctttcaatcgtatcagccctaGAGGGcacagactctcattgtagcttctcaccagggactctctgtagaggaagaattgaAAGTCCAGCAGTAggatctccaaagataatgcagccctgtccacaccttctcacttttcctgcagttccaaatagccaatgaagtgttgctttaaaatagcgctgagagcagcatcccttaagtcgcctgggactgcaggaaaatttGGAGGATTTGTTCCATTcgggtgaactttgtcctgggctGACAACCCAACTGCCCACAGAaacggctctgagtgccacctctggcacccgtgccataggttcgccaccactgctatagagtaaTAGATGGAGACATCTGAAGTGAAGCTCCTCCCTGCTGCTTTTGAATTTGAATCATTACAGGCAAATGATTCTTCTCTGTTcactcacatgactttggaggacaaATGGGCGAGGTTTTACATAAACCtgaattgtagaaaggacattttatactctGCCCAAGAAGGGCCAGTAGTTTAATCTGGAAAGATCCCTTTGATGGAGACATGACTGCCCTGATCCAAAACTGTCTGTGTAAATCTAATGTTAGAGAAAATTTCTGGGGCACAGGGAAGGTGGAATATTCCTTGGTTGGGACTCCATCTTTTAGTAGCTAGAGCGAAGTACCACCTTGTCTCACATTGGTGGACCATTACCAGGTTATTACTTTGTTGATTGGAACCGGAATATATGGCAGATTCTGCCGATCATCTACAAAGTACAGACCGTTCAATGCCATTTCTGGAAATTCCATAACTTCAGTAAACTGCATCACAGACCTCTTACTTTATGAACCACATAGCTTATTTGCTGTTTCCATAACTATCTACCTCTATGGGAGTTATGGAGGCAGCGTAGAATAGCCCTgcttgttttttttctataattccTCCCCACCTCTAAGAGGGAGGGATGGTGTAATTCTCGTCTTTGTGATTTCCTGAGGCTCAGCCATTTGTAATGTCAAACGAGGCTACCAAGTCTCTATATTCATGTATTTTGTAACTTTTAATACCTTTTTCACATAAATTACAAAGCAATCTTCCAAATCACTGAGGCAAGTCTACAAAGAATGAGGTAGTGACGTGTAAAGCACTTTGATTTATTTGGGAGAGAGCACATGTTTCATACATGCTTATCCATAGTTCCTCTATGTAAGTATTTGTTATATACCTTTACAGAATTAGTGGTCTTTGGTAGAATTTTGTGTGCTGACTGAAGAGTATTATATGTCTAGACGGCTCTTTACGCAGACATCGGGCTCACTGCTCTCCACCGTACAGTCACTGTAGTCCATTTTGCACTGGTCACAGTCACAACTTAGAGCCACCGGGTAGGTGAAGAAAGGGTCTGTGCCAGGCAGGCAGTCTGGTAGTTTGATGATATCATAGCGGATTTCTCTATATGTGCAGATCTGTTGCTTAAATGAAGAAAGTGCAGTTTTGTAGACTGGATCctgttttaaaagaaaaaaaaaaaatctgtgaaatGACAGGGGTTTTTTTGCACTTCAGACACAACTTTAATTCTTACTGCTATAGTTATTGTGAATTAAGATATAGAAGACAGCTGTGTTTCCACCTTACCAGTGCTCTAAGAGACTCTCTCTAAGAGATTCGTGGCAATTATCAATCTACTTTGGACGCTATGAAGgaaatttatcattagtcctgtgtagcttcttggcgtacaattgtcgcaaatttttgcacaaacattgtttttgcgttgttttttttctcgctaaaaaaaaaactcaagtcgcacaatggtggaaaaaatacaccacagtgTGCAAAACCCCATTTAtcaacagaattttaaaaagaaatttaatcgcaaaactataccacataggaggtggtgtatgtgggtctaATGCTACTACAGTGGAgagatttatctcaaacttgcacaattttgaaatttttgctcaattttatgtttgaggtatctgagaatttcctgtgcaaaaacattgcacaaAGAcaaaaattgagcagatgttaaatatACGTGCGACTGCTGTTTATTCGCATTGAGTACATGCAGCTGATACTCGCAtaggaaggcatttaacactgcacatacaccgggcTATTCATCAGACTGTTGGAaatctgccagtctaacacatagacaattgtgcaaaatcctgcctaatgataaatctccccctattagACTATACCGATATTCATAACATTAACAGCCATTAGACTTAATAGTCAGGTGAATGTGACCAAACATGTTGGGGATGGAATCAtccccagtgttttttttttttttttttttttttttttagcagcgaCCACCAAAATGAATCAAAATACAGCACTTACCATTGTCTGACAGTGACCACTGCAGATGGTGGTTGTAAAGGTGACACATACTGGACAGTGGTCCTTCTCAGCAGATATTGTGGCATTGGTAAGATGACATGGCCTGCGACCTTGCACAGCAGACAAGTAAGTGCACACAACCAAGGATATCAGTTGAAATGCAAACATCCTACGTAGAAATAGCAAAGCTATTAATGGGAGTCTATCGGCAATTCCTAAGCAGTGAAAAGGTGGTCCCTAATGTTGATATTGGCTTCACATTTGACCAGAATCCATTACACCCTTTGCTAGTAGCAGATAAatagtatataaatatacatcactcagggtgcattcacacattcaggTTTTCAAAGTCCAAACCAGTATTGGAGAAGAATAAGAGTTGTATATTCTCACGCATTATGATCTGCActtgcttcaaaaactgcatctgaaaacctgaatgtgtggacgcacccttaCATATTAGGGACTGCCTTTAGTGCACTTGCATGTCACGCAGAATTAAAAGTATGATTTTATCATAGGCAGGAGTGTGTACATCTAGTTTAATTGAATATATATTAAACCGGTAATGACCAGGTTTCGAAAAGGTCCtagaggaaacctgtcaccacactcaCATCTACAGATGATGGGTTCCCGTAGAGCCCTATTAAATTGTttgcctcacatccccataaatccacTTTATATTATATTACCGTGTATCAGAGGGTGTGTTTCCTGCTCGGTTGGCCCTTGCCTTCTATATCTTCCCTGTTGATTTTTGAGCTAAGAATCTCCACAAGAACAGACTTGTGTAGTATGATCTTGCAAccataattcttttatttttgtcTGCTACTTCAGCatcaaagtacaggcggtcccctacacctgacttacatacaacccctagttacaaactgacctctggatgttggc comes from Engystomops pustulosus chromosome 6, aEngPut4.maternal, whole genome shotgun sequence and encodes:
- the LOC140063935 gene encoding lutropin subunit beta-like produces the protein MTKKIHSAFTPPQVVAMAEGAVPSTNLYISNSLHKVTAVRYTGEPSNLQQPAARMFAFQLISLVVCTYLSAVQGRRPCHLTNATISAEKDHCPVCVTFTTTICSGHCQTMDPVYKTALSSFKQQICTYREIRYDIIKLPDCLPGTDPFFTYPVALSCDCDQCKMDYSDCTVESSEPDVCVKSRLDI